A genomic window from Acidobacteriota bacterium includes:
- the rplN gene encoding 50S ribosomal protein L14, with amino-acid sequence MMIQMRTMLKVADNSGAKEIMAITPQHGAAQTRATLGDVISATVKLASPDGTVKKGQVVKAVIVRVRKEFRRRDGTYIRFDENAAVIINNQGEPVGTRVFGPIARELRDRKFMKIVSLAPEVL; translated from the coding sequence ATCATGATTCAGATGCGGACCATGCTGAAAGTGGCCGATAACTCAGGGGCCAAGGAGATCATGGCCATCACACCCCAGCACGGCGCCGCCCAGACCCGGGCGACCCTTGGCGACGTGATCTCGGCGACCGTCAAGCTGGCCAGCCCGGACGGCACGGTGAAGAAGGGCCAGGTGGTCAAGGCGGTGATCGTCCGGGTGCGGAAGGAATTCCGGCGCCGCGACGGGACCTACATCCGGTTCGACGAGAACGCGGCTGTGATCATCAACAACCAGGGCGAGCCGGTGGGCACCCGCGTGTTCGGCCCCATCGCCCGCGAGCTGCGCGACCGCAAATTCATGAAGATCGTGTCGCTCGCGCCCGAAGTTCTGTAA
- the rplW gene encoding 50S ribosomal protein L23 translates to MKDIYQILRKPHLTEKSVTLKNDAGFVAFRVHPDANKPEIAAAIERLFNVKVESIRILNMPQKKRRMGRYEGHKPAYKKALVKLKPGEKMIEYFDNI, encoded by the coding sequence ATGAAAGACATCTATCAGATCCTGAGGAAGCCCCATCTGACCGAAAAATCGGTCACGCTGAAGAACGACGCTGGTTTCGTGGCCTTCCGGGTGCATCCCGACGCCAACAAGCCGGAGATCGCCGCAGCCATCGAGCGCCTGTTCAACGTCAAGGTCGAATCGATCCGGATCTTGAATATGCCCCAGAAGAAGCGGCGCATGGGCCGTTACGAGGGCCACAAGCCGGCGTACAAGAAAGCCCTGGTCAAGCTGAAGCCGGGCGAAAAAATGATCGAGTATTTCGACAACATTTAA
- the rpsE gene encoding 30S ribosomal protein S5, with the protein MKDNQFNTEEAEFIERVVSINRVTKVVKGGKNLSFSALVVVGDGRGSVGFGKGKAKEVPQAIRKGIEQAKRHMVQVPMKGTSIPHAIMGRFGSALVVLKQAGPGTGVIAGGGVRAVMEAAGIHNILTKSLGTKNPHNVIRAAIQGLNSLKKVEHVARKRGKSVEEFMS; encoded by the coding sequence ATCAAGGACAACCAATTCAACACCGAAGAAGCCGAATTCATCGAGCGGGTGGTTTCCATCAACCGCGTGACAAAAGTCGTGAAGGGCGGCAAGAACCTGAGCTTCAGCGCCCTGGTCGTGGTCGGCGACGGCCGCGGCAGCGTGGGCTTCGGTAAGGGCAAGGCCAAGGAAGTTCCCCAGGCCATCCGGAAGGGGATCGAGCAGGCCAAGCGGCACATGGTCCAGGTTCCGATGAAGGGCACCTCCATCCCCCATGCCATCATGGGACGGTTCGGTTCGGCGCTGGTGGTCCTGAAGCAGGCGGGCCCGGGCACCGGCGTGATCGCCGGCGGCGGGGTGCGGGCGGTCATGGAGGCCGCGGGCATCCACAACATCCTGACCAAGTCGCTGGGCACCAAGAACCCGCACAACGTCATCCGTGCCGCGATCCAGGGCCTGAACAGCCTGAAGAAGGTGGAGCACGTCGCCCGCAAGCGCGGCAAGTCCGTCGAGGAGTTCATGTCATGA
- a CDS encoding type Z 30S ribosomal protein S14, with the protein MARKCLIVKSQRKPKFQVRTRNRCKRCGRPRAYFRKFELCRLCLRDLALGGEIPGVIKASW; encoded by the coding sequence GTGGCACGGAAATGTCTGATTGTCAAATCGCAACGCAAGCCGAAATTTCAGGTGCGCACCCGGAACCGCTGCAAACGCTGCGGCCGTCCGCGGGCGTACTTTCGCAAATTTGAACTCTGCCGGTTGTGCCTTCGCGACCTGGCGCTGGGTGGCGAAATCCCCGGCGTCATCAAGGCCAGCTGGTGA
- the rpmD gene encoding 50S ribosomal protein L30: MSARTAKKAEAKKTIRVQYVRSMIGTPKSQRLVLKSLGLRKLNQVVERDDTPAIRGMVAKIPHLVKIIG; this comes from the coding sequence ATGAGCGCCCGAACCGCCAAGAAGGCCGAAGCCAAGAAAACCATCCGTGTCCAGTACGTGCGGAGCATGATTGGGACTCCCAAGAGCCAGCGGCTTGTGCTCAAGAGTCTGGGCCTGCGCAAACTCAACCAGGTGGTCGAGCGGGACGATACGCCCGCGATCCGGGGGATGGTGGCCAAGATCCCCCACCTGGTCAAAATCATTGGTTGA
- the rpsQ gene encoding 30S ribosomal protein S17: MENQSVTRKNEKIGTVTSNAMQKTVVVSVDRFYQHPAVKKIVRRTSKFMAHDEAGACNVGDKVRIMECRPLSRRKRWRVIEIIEKAK; encoded by the coding sequence ATGGAAAACCAGAGTGTAACCCGGAAGAACGAGAAGATCGGCACCGTCACCAGCAACGCCATGCAGAAAACCGTGGTGGTTTCGGTGGACCGGTTCTACCAGCACCCGGCGGTCAAAAAGATCGTCCGCCGGACCAGCAAGTTCATGGCTCATGACGAAGCGGGCGCCTGTAACGTGGGCGACAAGGTCCGGATCATGGAATGCCGGCCGCTCAGCCGGCGGAAACGCTGGAGAGTCATCGAGATCATCGAGAAGGCCAAGTAA
- a CDS encoding 50S ribosomal protein L18 yields MFKVKSRMERHLKKHVRVRTKVSGTTDRPRLCVFRSLKHIYAQVIDDSNGQTIVSASTVDKELRAAVAKGSNIDAAKKVGQLVAQRALAKGVARVVFDRGGYIYHGRVKNLAEAAREAGLKF; encoded by the coding sequence ATGTTTAAAGTCAAATCGCGAATGGAACGCCATCTCAAGAAGCACGTCAGGGTGCGGACCAAGGTCAGCGGCACCACCGACCGGCCCCGCCTGTGTGTCTTCCGGAGCCTGAAGCATATCTACGCCCAGGTCATCGACGATTCGAACGGCCAGACCATCGTGTCGGCCTCGACCGTCGACAAGGAACTCCGCGCAGCGGTGGCCAAGGGCAGCAACATCGATGCCGCCAAAAAAGTGGGGCAGCTGGTCGCCCAGCGGGCCCTGGCCAAGGGTGTGGCCCGGGTCGTGTTCGACCGGGGCGGGTACATCTACCACGGCCGGGTGAAGAACCTGGCCGAAGCCGCCCGCGAGGCGGGGCTGAAATTCTAA
- the rpsC gene encoding 30S ribosomal protein S3 yields the protein MGQKVHPYGFRLGYNKTWKSRWYEKKSFGKLLNEDLKIKKALKAKFYHAGISRIEIERAADKLNVFIYAARPGILIGKKGKEIDKLRGELSKSTGHDVDIKAVEVKNPELDSQLVAEAIGLQLEKRIAFRRAMKRAVDSATKNGALGVKIRCSGRLNGVEIARSEWYLTGQLPLHTLKADIDYGFAQAFTTYGTIGIKVWIYKGERLKKDHLPAVEK from the coding sequence TTGGGCCAGAAAGTACACCCATATGGTTTCCGGCTGGGCTACAACAAGACTTGGAAGTCCCGGTGGTACGAGAAGAAGAGCTTCGGCAAGCTACTCAACGAGGATCTCAAGATCAAGAAAGCCCTGAAGGCGAAGTTCTACCACGCCGGAATCAGCCGGATCGAGATCGAGCGCGCGGCGGACAAGCTCAACGTGTTCATCTACGCCGCCCGGCCGGGCATCCTGATCGGCAAGAAGGGCAAGGAAATCGACAAGCTGCGGGGCGAGCTCAGCAAGTCCACCGGCCATGACGTGGACATCAAAGCCGTCGAGGTCAAGAATCCCGAACTCGATTCCCAGCTCGTGGCCGAGGCCATCGGGCTCCAGCTCGAGAAGCGCATCGCCTTCCGCCGGGCCATGAAGCGGGCCGTCGACTCCGCCACCAAGAACGGGGCTCTGGGCGTCAAGATCCGCTGCTCCGGACGGCTGAACGGCGTGGAGATCGCCCGCTCCGAGTGGTACCTCACCGGCCAGCTGCCGTTGCACACCCTCAAGGCGGACATCGACTACGGCTTCGCCCAGGCGTTCACCACCTACGGCACCATCGGCATCAAGGTCTGGATCTACAAAGGGGAGCGACTGAAGAAGGATCACCTCCCCGCCGTGGAGAAGTAA
- the rpsH gene encoding 30S ribosomal protein S8, which produces MSVSDPIANALTKIRNALQAKHFVVVLPKSKLVHRLVEILKQEGYVEDFITKRRGKMEDIHIALKYDTDGTPVIEEIKRVSTPGRRVYKASDELPEVLGGLGVAIVSTSKGIMTAADARKQGVGGEVICTVY; this is translated from the coding sequence ATGAGTGTGTCGGACCCCATTGCCAACGCCCTGACCAAGATCCGGAATGCGCTCCAGGCGAAGCATTTTGTCGTGGTGTTGCCGAAGTCGAAGCTGGTTCACCGCCTGGTGGAGATCCTCAAGCAGGAAGGGTATGTCGAGGATTTCATCACCAAGCGGCGCGGCAAGATGGAAGACATCCACATCGCCTTGAAATATGATACGGATGGCACGCCCGTCATCGAAGAGATCAAACGGGTGAGCACTCCCGGCCGCCGCGTCTACAAGGCTTCGGACGAGCTGCCCGAAGTGCTCGGCGGACTGGGCGTGGCCATTGTGTCGACGTCCAAGGGGATCATGACCGCCGCGGACGCCCGCAAGCAGGGCGTGGGTGGCGAAGTGATCTGCACCGTGTACTGA
- the rplE gene encoding 50S ribosomal protein L5 — MKYTSRLKEKYRTEVVDALRKRFEYSNVMAVPRLEKIVINMGMGETIKNPKVMDVAVDELTGIAGQKPVITKAKKPISSFKLRKGMPIGCCVTLRRDRMFEFLDRLVNVALPRVRDFKGVSPRSFDGRGNYTLGLKDQLIFPEIDYGKVDKARGMNITIVTTARSDEEARELLRLMGMPFSKN; from the coding sequence ATGAAATACACTAGCCGTTTGAAAGAAAAGTACCGCACCGAAGTGGTGGACGCCCTCCGCAAGCGCTTCGAGTACTCGAACGTGATGGCCGTCCCCCGCCTTGAAAAAATCGTCATCAATATGGGGATGGGCGAAACCATCAAGAACCCCAAGGTCATGGACGTGGCGGTGGATGAGCTCACCGGCATCGCCGGCCAGAAGCCTGTTATCACCAAGGCCAAGAAACCCATCTCCAGCTTCAAGCTGCGCAAGGGGATGCCCATCGGCTGCTGCGTCACGCTCCGGCGCGACCGGATGTTCGAGTTTCTCGACCGCCTGGTCAACGTCGCCCTGCCGCGGGTGCGTGACTTCAAGGGGGTCAGCCCCCGCTCCTTCGACGGCCGGGGCAACTACACCCTGGGCCTGAAGGATCAGTTGATCTTCCCCGAGATCGATTATGGCAAGGTGGACAAGGCCCGCGGGATGAACATCACCATCGTCACCACCGCCCGTTCGGATGAAGAGGCCCGCGAGCTGTTGCGGCTCATGGGCATGCCGTTCAGCAAAAACTAG
- the rplF gene encoding 50S ribosomal protein L6: MSRIGKKPIKLPSGVSFQIKGGMIEVKGPKGTLHQACPDGITCEVKDGAIHVARRDDSKQQRTLHGLVRSLVNNMVTGTSAGFRRELDVIGIGYKAEVQGKKLVLTLGYSHLIEYPIPTGIQIKAEKSAKKLNNYVATITVEGIDKQQVGQVASEIRGFRKPDSYKGKGIRYADETIKLKESKKTA; the protein is encoded by the coding sequence ATGTCGAGAATCGGAAAAAAACCCATCAAGTTGCCGTCCGGCGTATCCTTCCAGATCAAGGGCGGCATGATCGAGGTCAAGGGGCCCAAGGGCACCTTGCACCAGGCCTGCCCGGACGGGATCACCTGTGAAGTCAAGGACGGCGCGATCCATGTCGCCCGCCGCGATGACTCCAAGCAGCAACGCACCCTTCACGGACTGGTCCGCAGCCTCGTCAACAACATGGTCACCGGCACGTCCGCCGGTTTCCGCCGCGAGCTGGACGTGATCGGCATCGGGTACAAGGCCGAGGTCCAGGGCAAGAAACTGGTGTTGACCCTCGGCTACTCCCACCTGATCGAGTACCCCATCCCCACCGGGATCCAGATCAAGGCGGAGAAGAGCGCGAAGAAGCTGAACAATTACGTTGCGACCATCACCGTCGAGGGGATCGACAAGCAGCAGGTCGGTCAGGTGGCCTCGGAGATCCGCGGCTTCCGCAAACCCGACTCCTACAAGGGGAAGGGGATCCGGTATGCCGACGAGACCATCAAGCTCAAGGAAAGCAAGAAGACGGCTTAA
- the rplV gene encoding 50S ribosomal protein L22, producing the protein MEKRAVGKYVRGSAQKARLVIDQIRGLPVEDALNRLRFSTKRSAKHIEKVLKSAIANVEYADESISLDDLVVSQAFVDMGPTKWRRRVRPAPMGRAYRERRHGCHVTIYVSDSRR; encoded by the coding sequence ATGGAAAAACGAGCCGTAGGGAAATACGTGCGCGGTTCGGCCCAAAAGGCCCGGCTGGTCATCGACCAGATCCGCGGCCTGCCGGTGGAGGACGCCCTCAACCGGCTGCGCTTCTCCACGAAGCGGTCGGCCAAGCACATCGAGAAGGTACTCAAGTCGGCCATCGCCAACGTCGAGTACGCAGACGAATCCATCAGCCTGGACGATCTGGTGGTCTCCCAGGCGTTTGTCGACATGGGTCCGACCAAGTGGCGCCGGCGGGTCCGCCCCGCCCCCATGGGCCGCGCGTACCGCGAGCGCCGGCACGGCTGCCACGTCACCATTTACGTTTCGGACAGCAGGAGGTAG
- the rplB gene encoding 50S ribosomal protein L2, protein MGIKTHKPVTPSRRYITTLDFEELTPIKPLKSLLEPQQRTNGRNNIGRVTVRHKGGGHKRRYRVVDFKRNIDDIPAKVVAIEYDPNRSANIARLQYSNGAKSYILAPDTLKVGDTVMSGEKADVQVGNCLPLRSIPVGTFIHNLEMRPGKGGQLVRSAGCAAQLQAKEGKYAVIRLPSGELRRILIECRATLGQVGNLDHSNITTGKAGRTRWLGVRPTVRGTAMNPIDHPHGGGEGRTKGGRHPVTPWGQPTKGYKTRNSKRTDNVIIRRRK, encoded by the coding sequence ATGGGCATCAAGACGCATAAACCAGTCACACCCAGCCGCCGGTACATCACCACCCTGGATTTCGAGGAGCTGACTCCGATCAAGCCCTTGAAGTCGCTCCTGGAGCCCCAGCAGCGGACCAACGGCCGGAACAACATCGGCCGGGTCACCGTCCGCCACAAGGGCGGCGGCCACAAGCGGCGCTACCGCGTGGTGGATTTCAAGCGCAACATTGACGACATTCCGGCCAAGGTGGTCGCCATTGAGTACGACCCGAACCGGTCGGCCAACATCGCGCGGCTTCAATACAGCAACGGTGCCAAGAGCTACATCCTGGCTCCGGACACGCTGAAGGTGGGCGACACCGTCATGAGTGGCGAGAAGGCCGACGTGCAGGTCGGGAACTGCCTGCCGCTGCGGTCCATCCCGGTAGGCACCTTCATCCACAACCTGGAGATGCGCCCCGGCAAAGGCGGCCAACTGGTCCGCAGCGCCGGTTGCGCTGCGCAGCTCCAGGCCAAGGAAGGGAAGTATGCCGTCATCCGGCTGCCCAGCGGCGAGTTGCGCCGGATCCTGATCGAATGCCGGGCCACCCTGGGCCAGGTGGGCAATCTGGACCACAGCAACATCACCACGGGCAAGGCTGGTCGGACCCGCTGGCTGGGCGTGCGGCCCACCGTCCGCGGCACGGCCATGAACCCGATCGACCACCCGCACGGCGGCGGCGAGGGCCGCACCAAGGGCGGCCGCCATCCGGTCACGCCTTGGGGCCAGCCCACCAAGGGCTACAAGACCCGGAACAGCAAGCGGACCGACAACGTCATCATCAGACGGCGGAAGTAA
- a CDS encoding 50S ribosomal protein L24 → MPKLNIRRNDTVYVRTGKDKGKTGRVIHVDPDKGQIIVEKLNQLYEHVRPNPQKQIKGGIVQKEGAMPVSKVQLVCPACNKPTRVGRTRLGDGKSARVCKKCNTTIES, encoded by the coding sequence ATGCCCAAGCTCAACATTCGCCGCAATGACACCGTGTATGTCCGCACCGGCAAGGATAAAGGCAAGACCGGCCGAGTGATCCATGTGGACCCCGACAAGGGACAGATCATTGTAGAAAAGCTCAACCAGCTGTATGAGCACGTCCGGCCCAACCCGCAGAAGCAGATCAAGGGCGGGATCGTGCAGAAGGAAGGGGCCATGCCCGTGTCGAAGGTCCAGCTGGTATGCCCCGCCTGCAACAAACCCACCCGTGTCGGCCGGACCCGTCTCGGCGACGGCAAGTCCGCGCGGGTGTGCAAGAAGTGCAACACCACGATCGAATCGTGA
- the rpsS gene encoding 30S ribosomal protein S19: MTRSIKKGPFVDVHLAKKVDANRDTDKKQVIKTWSRRSVVIPDMVGLTIAVHNGKKFIPVYVMENMVGHKLGEFAPTRYFKGHTSKSAKKLAAK, encoded by the coding sequence ATGACCCGCTCAATCAAGAAAGGCCCGTTCGTGGATGTGCACCTGGCAAAGAAGGTGGACGCCAACCGGGATACCGACAAGAAACAGGTCATCAAGACGTGGTCCCGCCGGTCCGTCGTCATCCCCGACATGGTGGGACTGACCATCGCGGTCCACAACGGGAAAAAGTTCATCCCGGTGTACGTCATGGAAAATATGGTGGGGCACAAGCTGGGCGAGTTCGCGCCGACCCGCTATTTCAAGGGCCACACCTCCAAGTCCGCCAAGAAGCTGGCGGCCAAGTAG
- the rplP gene encoding 50S ribosomal protein L16: MLQPKKVKYRKTQKGRMKGSAQRGHTVAFGDYGLKSIEGGWISDRQIEAARIAMTRYIKRGGKIWIRIFPDKPITKKPAETRMGKGKGAPEGWVAVVRPGRMLYELEGVDLATAQEAFRLAAHKLPLKTKFVSRYGE; encoded by the coding sequence ATGCTACAGCCCAAGAAGGTCAAATATCGCAAGACGCAAAAGGGACGGATGAAAGGCTCCGCCCAGCGCGGCCACACGGTGGCGTTCGGCGACTACGGGCTCAAGTCGATCGAGGGCGGCTGGATCTCCGACCGCCAGATCGAAGCCGCCCGTATCGCGATGACCCGCTACATCAAGCGCGGCGGCAAGATCTGGATCCGCATTTTCCCCGACAAACCCATCACCAAGAAGCCGGCGGAAACCCGCATGGGCAAGGGCAAGGGCGCGCCGGAGGGCTGGGTGGCGGTAGTTCGCCCCGGCCGGATGCTGTACGAACTGGAGGGCGTCGACCTCGCCACGGCCCAGGAGGCCTTCCGCCTGGCCGCCCACAAGCTGCCCCTCAAGACCAAATTCGTCAGCCGTTACGGAGAATGA
- the rpmC gene encoding 50S ribosomal protein L29, whose amino-acid sequence MAKTSELRDKTLDELREEERRLAQQVFKNRMELAAGQLTNVRVLSVTKRELARVKTLIREKSNQQ is encoded by the coding sequence ATGGCGAAAACGTCTGAACTCAGAGACAAGACGCTGGATGAGCTGCGTGAAGAAGAGCGACGCCTCGCCCAGCAGGTGTTTAAAAACCGGATGGAGCTGGCCGCCGGCCAGCTGACCAATGTGAGAGTCCTGTCCGTGACCAAGCGCGAGCTGGCGCGGGTGAAGACTCTCATCCGTGAGAAATCCAATCAACAGTAG